In one window of Methanolobus mangrovi DNA:
- the cbiT gene encoding precorrin-6Y C5,15-methyltransferase (decarboxylating) subunit CbiT, with the protein MTELMHVSGGPTKPEIIAVALSKLDLADNCRFFDIGCGTGAVSIEASKMVRNISICAIDAREEAINVTKKNFEAFKITNAKVFSGESSEILEKQDVGSIDCAFIGGTKNISRVLEVLAEKKAKSIVVNAVRIETVVNVINKMKELDLFDEVLHLIVSRGAPITGETMFKPENPVYVIVGRSGKN; encoded by the coding sequence ATGACAGAACTTATGCACGTAAGTGGCGGTCCGACAAAACCGGAGATTATTGCAGTTGCCCTATCTAAACTTGATTTAGCGGATAACTGTAGATTTTTCGACATTGGTTGTGGTACGGGAGCCGTGTCTATAGAAGCTTCAAAAATGGTACGTAATATTAGCATATGTGCCATTGATGCAAGGGAAGAGGCAATAAATGTAACGAAGAAAAACTTCGAAGCATTTAAGATTACCAATGCCAAAGTGTTTTCCGGTGAATCTTCCGAGATCCTGGAAAAGCAGGATGTTGGGTCTATCGATTGTGCATTTATTGGTGGCACAAAAAACATTTCCCGTGTGCTTGAAGTGCTTGCCGAGAAAAAGGCAAAGAGTATTGTAGTGAATGCGGTCAGGATCGAAACGGTCGTAAACGTAATAAATAAGATGAAAGAACTTGACTTATTCGATGAGGTACTGCATTTAATTGTTTCACGTGGAGCACCGATTACCGGTGAAACCATGTTCAAACCTGAAAACCCGGTATATGTTATTGTCGGCAGATCAGGTAAGAATTAA
- a CDS encoding cobalt-factor II C(20)-methyltransferase, with protein MLVGVGLGPGDPELLTLKAVESLKNAYKVYVPGPMAADLVAPYAESEILEFPMLTDYDVLNAVWKKNADMLAEESKDNLVVFGLIGDPNFFSTFTHLKRVMKKFYPDVETATIPGISSITSFAAQTGAEVDSSFEVSDGSESQYKIRLKASKPLEIINSFEKEGFNKFTFCERLFSDKEVIITEREKIPEKGNYFSIIFAEKE; from the coding sequence ATGCTTGTTGGAGTTGGACTTGGTCCGGGAGATCCGGAGCTTCTTACATTGAAAGCTGTTGAAAGCCTGAAAAATGCATATAAGGTATACGTTCCTGGTCCTATGGCTGCGGATCTGGTGGCACCTTATGCAGAATCAGAGATTCTGGAATTCCCAATGTTGACAGACTATGATGTGCTAAATGCCGTCTGGAAGAAGAATGCTGACATGCTTGCTGAAGAATCAAAGGATAACCTTGTTGTTTTTGGTCTCATCGGCGATCCTAACTTTTTCTCAACATTCACTCATTTGAAACGTGTGATGAAGAAGTTTTATCCTGATGTTGAAACAGCAACAATTCCTGGCATCAGCTCTATCACATCATTCGCTGCACAGACCGGGGCAGAGGTTGACTCTTCCTTTGAGGTCAGTGATGGTTCCGAGAGCCAGTATAAGATAAGGTTAAAGGCAAGTAAGCCGCTTGAGATCATCAATTCATTTGAAAAGGAAGGTTTTAACAAATTCACTTTCTGTGAACGCCTTTTCAGTGACAAGGAAGTCATAATCACAGAAAGAGAAAAGATTCCTGAAAAAGGTAACTATTTCAGTATTATCTTTGCAGAAAAGGAATAA